A single genomic interval of Clostridium facile harbors:
- a CDS encoding TIGR04086 family membrane protein, whose product MADHQNKSMVVWLRAIIFGVLIGTLVMIGLSALFAFAIVKFNVPATAISIVVTMSAAIGSFMGGLIAAKIVGKKGLLVGVGLGLIFFVVLFFASFFVTDGSSFAENLTKYIAVVVAAMIGGIFGVNLRKSRS is encoded by the coding sequence ATGGCAGATCATCAAAATAAATCAATGGTGGTTTGGCTTCGGGCAATTATTTTTGGTGTATTGATTGGTACCTTGGTGATGATTGGGTTATCTGCCCTGTTTGCCTTTGCTATTGTCAAATTTAATGTACCAGCAACTGCTATTTCGATTGTGGTAACAATGTCCGCGGCAATTGGTAGTTTTATGGGAGGGCTGATTGCGGCAAAAATTGTAGGAAAAAAAGGATTGTTGGTAGGGGTTGGTTTAGGCTTAATCTTTTTTGTTGTTCTATTTTTTGCTTCTTTTTTTGTGACAGATGGTTCCTCATTTGCCGAGAACCTAACAAAATATATCGCTGTTGTAGTGGCAGCGATGATTGGCGGAATCTTTGGGGTAAATTTAAGAAAATCCCGTTCTTAA
- the yajC gene encoding preprotein translocase subunit YajC, with translation MLLETAATGGASMFMPIILLVLMFVVMYFLIIRPQKKKDKQAAEMRNSLQVGDEVVTIGGIIGRVVVLKDDYIVIETGSDRSKVRIKRWAIQSNESLDSAK, from the coding sequence ATGTTATTGGAAACTGCTGCAACTGGTGGAGCTTCAATGTTTATGCCAATTATCTTATTGGTATTGATGTTTGTCGTAATGTATTTTCTTATCATCCGCCCACAAAAGAAAAAAGATAAACAAGCTGCTGAAATGAGAAACAGCTTGCAAGTTGGCGATGAAGTTGTTACAATCGGCGGTATTATTGGACGTGTAGTTGTATTAAAGGACGATTATATTGTCATTGAAACAGGCAGCGACCGTTCTAAAGTAAGAATTAAACGTTGGGCAATCCAAAGCAACGAATCTCTTGACAGCGCAAAATAA
- a CDS encoding YdcF family protein, translating into MSWIVGIIGLLFALLGIIKLFTLSSKSLPILFFCFGILLIGLVILPYSVDLSQIRWLRLTYRLVCGLVAIGVLCGGIVSCFMAFGVHTWKGKDFQGTVVVLGTLIIQDQPSRMLKARLDAAVAFLKENPKSSCIVSGGQGKNEDYTEAEIMEKYLVQQGIDPSRIYQEGNSSNTKQNLQYSLQVIQQNHLGEQIVIITNAFHRYRAQMFADQLGVTAYSVSGTCRFDLEFMFWFREIAAVLKAWITGI; encoded by the coding sequence TTGAGTTGGATTGTCGGAATCATAGGGCTCCTTTTTGCCCTGCTGGGGATTATCAAGCTTTTTACGCTTAGCAGTAAGAGCCTTCCTATTTTATTCTTTTGTTTTGGTATCTTGTTGATTGGGCTTGTTATCCTGCCATACAGTGTGGATTTATCCCAGATCAGGTGGCTTCGATTAACATATCGACTGGTTTGTGGATTGGTGGCAATTGGTGTGCTGTGTGGCGGAATTGTTTCCTGCTTTATGGCGTTTGGCGTCCACACCTGGAAAGGGAAGGACTTTCAAGGGACAGTTGTAGTATTGGGGACTTTAATTATACAGGACCAGCCTAGCCGGATGTTGAAAGCTAGATTGGATGCAGCTGTTGCGTTCTTAAAAGAAAATCCAAAAAGTAGCTGTATTGTCAGTGGTGGACAAGGAAAAAATGAGGATTACACCGAGGCGGAAATTATGGAAAAATATTTGGTTCAACAAGGGATAGACCCTAGCCGGATATATCAAGAAGGAAACTCATCTAATACAAAACAGAACCTACAATACTCCTTGCAGGTAATCCAGCAAAACCATTTAGGGGAACAAATTGTAATTATTACCAATGCGTTTCACCGTTATCGTGCCCAAATGTTCGCCGATCAATTAGGCGTTACAGCATATTCTGTTAGTGGAACCTGCCGGTTTGACTTGGAATTTATGTTTTGGTTCCGTGAGATCGCGGCAGTGTTAAAAGCTTGGATTACTGGAATATAA
- a CDS encoding helix-turn-helix transcriptional regulator: protein MNNLKIIRERRGLTQSQLAQLSGVSLQEIQEFEQGSPDTNQTAQLMALHKLATALSCNVNDLY, encoded by the coding sequence ATGAACAATTTAAAAATAATTCGGGAACGTCGTGGGCTAACGCAGTCCCAACTGGCACAATTATCCGGTGTAAGTCTCCAAGAAATACAGGAGTTCGAGCAAGGAAGTCCAGATACCAATCAAACAGCACAGTTGATGGCGCTGCATAAATTAGCTACTGCGTTATCCTGCAATGTAAATGATTTGTATTAA
- a CDS encoding nitroreductase family protein, translated as MLQEILKRRSIRKFSSHPIPEKDIREIIECGMNAPSSKNRQPWSFVVVQGDAKQGMLQAFQKGIDREEHGAPLLPNSRQHLSGAKYTLRIMEQAPVTIFVFNTLGDNIFAELSQEERVFEICNHQSVSAAIQNILLAATAKKIGSLWICDIYFAYQELCDWLNIEGELLAAVSLGYPEESPPQRPKKNFDDLVIWKNKPE; from the coding sequence ATGTTACAAGAAATTCTAAAAAGAAGGAGTATCCGGAAATTTTCCAGTCATCCCATCCCGGAAAAAGATATTCGGGAAATCATAGAGTGCGGAATGAATGCTCCTTCTTCTAAAAACAGGCAGCCTTGGTCTTTTGTAGTGGTACAAGGAGATGCCAAACAAGGAATGCTTCAGGCCTTCCAGAAAGGGATTGACCGGGAAGAACATGGTGCTCCGCTGCTTCCAAACAGTAGGCAGCATCTCAGTGGAGCAAAATACACACTGCGGATTATGGAGCAGGCACCGGTTACGATTTTTGTATTTAACACTTTGGGGGACAATATCTTTGCGGAACTCTCCCAGGAAGAACGAGTATTCGAGATATGTAACCATCAATCGGTTAGTGCTGCCATTCAGAATATCCTATTGGCGGCAACCGCAAAAAAGATTGGCAGCCTATGGATTTGTGATATTTATTTTGCCTATCAAGAACTATGTGATTGGCTCAATATAGAAGGCGAATTGCTAGCTGCTGTTTCGTTGGGGTATCCAGAAGAATCTCCACCTCAAAGGCCAAAAAAGAATTTTGACGACTTGGTAATATGGAAAAATAAACCGGAATAG
- a CDS encoding YlmC/YmxH family sporulation protein, which yields MLIRGEDLRCKDVINLKDGVKIGTVDDFELDSCTAQIQAIVIGGRKKFFGLLGQEEDIVICWKDINVIGEDAILVCLEQCNCCHPKRNRGQFFRNLFG from the coding sequence ATGCTAATACGTGGGGAAGATTTACGCTGTAAAGACGTAATTAATTTAAAAGATGGTGTTAAAATTGGTACAGTAGATGATTTTGAACTGGATAGCTGTACTGCACAAATCCAGGCAATTGTAATTGGAGGAAGAAAAAAATTTTTTGGCCTGTTAGGGCAGGAAGAAGATATTGTGATTTGCTGGAAAGATATCAATGTAATAGGGGAAGACGCGATACTAGTTTGTCTAGAACAATGCAATTGTTGCCATCCAAAACGAAACCGGGGACAATTTTTCCGTAATTTATTTGGATAA
- a CDS encoding glycoside hydrolase family 10 protein → MKRFVWIALLLVAALGLFYLSRTSLSTSQQDYGEIPAMNQQVDFSDLNDANEEMRSVWFSYLDWNILFKGKDQQAFTQAAQNVLENLQSLNCNTLFLHVRSFGDAMYPSQYYPWSSSCSGTLAKDPGYDPLQIFIEQAHQKNIAVHAWINPMRTMTDQEFSQIAHSYPIKSWYDSSKRSDYMMQDSTGRWILIPGNPEVQQLISNGIKELVENYDIDGIHMDDYFYPSGVDQLPQNDTSYFQKLGSNVGIEDWRRSSVTQMMQGIYQAAHQAKAEIQVGVSPQSSLSANHDKLFADVEQWVKTDGIIDYIVPQIYFGFQNSSQPFDQTAAQWNQSVEGTQTKLYIGLACYKIGLDNDAHAGNGKQEWQAVAQSSNDILKRQVECIRQLSNCKGFGLYDYKSIFAEDGSIQPTIAKELENLKSILG, encoded by the coding sequence ATGAAACGCTTTGTTTGGATTGCGCTTTTATTGGTGGCCGCTTTAGGCCTTTTTTATTTGAGCCGGACATCCCTTTCCACTAGCCAACAAGACTATGGGGAAATTCCCGCCATGAACCAGCAGGTGGATTTTTCTGATTTAAACGATGCCAATGAGGAAATGCGTAGTGTTTGGTTTTCCTATTTGGATTGGAATATCCTATTCAAGGGCAAAGATCAGCAGGCGTTTACCCAGGCAGCACAAAATGTACTGGAAAACCTACAATCGTTAAATTGTAACACCCTATTTTTGCATGTACGTTCTTTTGGAGATGCCATGTATCCTTCCCAATACTATCCTTGGTCATCCTCCTGTTCCGGAACCCTAGCAAAGGACCCCGGCTACGACCCATTACAGATTTTTATTGAGCAGGCACACCAAAAAAATATTGCTGTACATGCCTGGATTAATCCAATGAGAACGATGACTGACCAAGAATTTTCACAAATTGCTCATTCTTATCCCATAAAATCATGGTATGATTCTTCCAAACGTTCTGATTATATGATGCAAGATAGTACAGGAAGATGGATTTTGATTCCAGGAAACCCAGAAGTACAACAACTCATCTCAAATGGGATAAAGGAACTGGTAGAAAATTATGATATTGATGGTATCCATATGGACGATTATTTTTATCCTAGTGGAGTTGACCAATTACCCCAGAATGATACTAGCTACTTTCAAAAATTAGGAAGCAATGTTGGTATTGAAGACTGGCGGCGTTCCAGTGTTACCCAAATGATGCAGGGAATTTATCAGGCTGCACATCAGGCAAAAGCGGAAATTCAGGTTGGAGTCAGCCCTCAGTCCAGCCTTTCCGCTAACCATGATAAATTGTTCGCAGATGTGGAACAATGGGTAAAAACCGATGGTATAATCGACTATATTGTCCCTCAAATCTATTTTGGTTTCCAGAATTCTTCCCAGCCATTTGACCAAACCGCCGCCCAGTGGAACCAGTCGGTAGAAGGTACCCAAACAAAACTATATATTGGTCTCGCCTGCTACAAAATAGGTTTGGATAACGATGCCCATGCAGGGAATGGAAAACAGGAATGGCAGGCTGTTGCGCAAAGTTCCAATGATATTTTAAAGCGACAGGTAGAATGTATTCGCCAGTTATCAAACTGCAAAGGCTTTGGTTTATATGACTACAAATCCATATTTGCGGAGGATGGTAGCATTCAACCTACCATTGCCAAAGAGCTAGAAAATCTGAAATCAATACTTGGATAA